From the genome of Streptomyces xanthophaeus:
CGTGAGTACATCGCCGCCGGTGAGGTCTACCAGGCCAACCTCTGCCGGGTGATGTCCGCGCCGCTGCCCCACCCCGACCGCGCCGATGTCGACGCGCTCACCGCGCTCCTCGCGCGCGGCAATCCCGCACCCTTCGCAGGAACGATTCGCCTGGCCGCCCACGGCGTCGAGATCGCCACCGCCTCCCCCGAGCTGTTCCTGCGCCGGTCCGGCCGGCACATCGAGTCCGGCCCCATCAAGGGGACCGGCCGCACCGTCGACGACCTGCTCCCCAAGGACCACGCCGAGAACGTGATGATCGTCGACCTCGTACGCAACGACCTCGGCCGGGTCTGCGCGACGGGCTCCGTCGCCGTCCCCGAGCTGTGCGCCGTCGAGGAGCACCCCGGCCTGGTCCACCTCGTCTCCGTCGTGAGCGGCGAACTCGCCGACGGCGCGGGCTGGCCCGAGCTGCTCGCCGCCACCTTCCCGCCCGGTTCCGTCACGGGCGCGCCCAAGTCCTCCGCCCTGCGGATCATCGAAGCCCTGGAAACGGCCCCGCGCGGCCCCTACTGCGGAGGCATCGGCTGGGTCGACGCGGACCGGGGCACCGCCGAGCTCGCCGTGGGTATCCGTACCTTTTGGATCGACCGCGAAGCCGCCGGCGGCCCTCGTCTGCTCTTCGGCACCGGCGCGGGCATCACCTGGGGCTCCGATCCCGACCGTGAGTGGGCGGAGACCGAACTCAAGGCCGCCCGGCTCCTGCGGGTGGCCATGGGCCACGAGGTGAGCGGTGGTACGCAGGGGACGAACGACACGATCGGAAGGACCGCACCATGAAAATCTGGCTCGACGGAGCCCTGACCGAGGTGGACAGTGCGAAGGTGTCCGTCCTCGACCACGGCCTGACCGTGGGCGACGGCGTCTTCGAGACGCTGAAGGCGGAGCGCGGCCGCGCCTTCGCGCTCACGCGTCACCTGGAACGGCTCACCCGCTCGGCCCGGGGCCTGGGTCTGCCGGACCCCGACCTCGACGAGGTCCGCCGCGCCTGCGCCGCCGTACTGGAGGCCAACCCGCTGGAGCACGGGCGGCTGCGCATCACCTACACCGGCGGAGTCTCCCCGCTCGGCTCCGACCGCGGGGACGCCGGGACCACCCTGATCGCCGCCGTCGCGGACTCCCCCCGCCGCCCGGACACCACCGCCGTCGTCACGGTGCCCTGGGTGCGCAACGAGCGGTCCGCCGTGGCCGGGCTCAAGACCACCTCCTACGCCGAGAACGTGGTCGCCCTCGCCGCCGCGCACCGCGCCGGGGCCTCCGAGGCGCTCCTCGCCAACACCCTCGGCCGGCTCTGCGAGGGCACCGGCTCCAACGTCTTCGTCGTGCTCGACGGAGAACTGCACACCCCGCCGCTCGACTCCGGCTGCCTGGCGGGCATCACCCGGGCCCTGATCGTCGACTGGGCCGGTGCAAAGGAGACCGACCTGCCCTTCGAGGTGCTGGAGCGGGCCGAGGAGGTCTTCGTGACGTCCTCGCTGCGCGACGCCCAGGCGGTGCTGCGGATCGACGACCGCGAGCTGGGGACCGCGCCCGGACCGGTCACGGCCGAGGTGATGCGGATCTTCGAGGTGAAGGCGGGCGCGGACCTCGACCCGTAGAGCGGCAGGGCCGTGCGGCTTCCACCGGAGGAGGGCTGTCGCGGCGGCCGCGGGACGGGTAGAACTCAAGGGATGACCACCACCCTGCGGCCGTCCGGGCCGCTCCAGCACACGGCGGACGGCGCGCGTTCGCGCCCGTACGAGATCCGGGTCAACAGCAGGCGGGTCGGGGCACTGCTGATCGCCTCCGACACCCCGTTCGGGCCGACGGTCGGCGAGATCCGCGACCTGGACGTCGAGCAGGGCGACCGGCGGCGGGGGAGGGCCACCGTGGCCGCGCTCGCCGCCGAGGAAGTGCTGCGCGGCTGGGGCTGCCGCCGGGTCCGCGTCTCGGTCCCGGCGGATTCGGAGGCAGGCCTGTGCATGGCGGAGGCCCTCGGCTACACCGAGTACAGCCGGAACATGGCCAAGGACCTGCCGGCCGAGCCGCCCGTCCTCCCCGAAGGGGTGCTGGGCCGCCCCATGACGCAGGCCGAGTACGAGGG
Proteins encoded in this window:
- a CDS encoding chorismate-binding protein, whose amino-acid sequence is MHDLPPMARFGGLLATDLRDVTSDPAALDSTGFWAVSADFEGRLVCARFGDVRREPVPAPVPGAWRGPDPDRWTSSLDRAAYVAGVRRVREYIAAGEVYQANLCRVMSAPLPHPDRADVDALTALLARGNPAPFAGTIRLAAHGVEIATASPELFLRRSGRHIESGPIKGTGRTVDDLLPKDHAENVMIVDLVRNDLGRVCATGSVAVPELCAVEEHPGLVHLVSVVSGELADGAGWPELLAATFPPGSVTGAPKSSALRIIEALETAPRGPYCGGIGWVDADRGTAELAVGIRTFWIDREAAGGPRLLFGTGAGITWGSDPDREWAETELKAARLLRVAMGHEVSGGTQGTNDTIGRTAP
- a CDS encoding aminotransferase class IV — its product is MKIWLDGALTEVDSAKVSVLDHGLTVGDGVFETLKAERGRAFALTRHLERLTRSARGLGLPDPDLDEVRRACAAVLEANPLEHGRLRITYTGGVSPLGSDRGDAGTTLIAAVADSPRRPDTTAVVTVPWVRNERSAVAGLKTTSYAENVVALAAAHRAGASEALLANTLGRLCEGTGSNVFVVLDGELHTPPLDSGCLAGITRALIVDWAGAKETDLPFEVLERAEEVFVTSSLRDAQAVLRIDDRELGTAPGPVTAEVMRIFEVKAGADLDP
- a CDS encoding GNAT family N-acetyltransferase, yielding MTTTLRPSGPLQHTADGARSRPYEIRVNSRRVGALLIASDTPFGPTVGEIRDLDVEQGDRRRGRATVAALAAEEVLRGWGCRRVRVSVPADSEAGLCMAEALGYTEYSRNMAKDLPAEPPVLPEGVLGRPMTQAEYEGWYAGAVDAYAANWSSRGMSAEAARAKSVADHESQLPRGLATPGAVVLVLEAAGVPVGHVWLAPRGAGSYIYDIEVRAEHRGHGHGRHLMALAERAALAAGHRLLALQVFTDNTPALRLYVSLGYRPTDFNYAKDLI